TCCTTGATGTTTAAGGTCCCAATCTAGAGCAATGAAAAACAAGACAacttttttgagaaaaattcAATCTGCCTTTATAAATCGTCTTTTTTGGTTACTTGGATCTGTTACGTTTCTACAATGAACCAAATTAAACAACTATGGTGTTTTCATTAAGCAAACTAAACAACTACAGCTATATAAGTGGAGATATGGAAAGGGGTCATGTTCCTACATTCCAGAACAAAGGATCATATCTTTATTACTGTGAAAGAAAtgacaattttttaaataaataaaatgtaatttcttcaattttgttttttgtaattttacaaTGAGTGCAACATTTTAGTAAATGTTTTTATGCTATTATACAAATCAAACGAGAATATTAAAATGACATAGTCACGAAATCAAATTTATTGAGAGTAAGCttgataaatcaaatttagaaCTAACCAAATCTTTGACTTTCTTATTTGCTCTCACATTCCTGAACAGTTAGATCAATCGTACTCTCCAACTTTTCTACgcacaaaatttaaaaatttgatagtttttcttttcattaaataaaagacGAGAAACGGTTATATTTGCCTGAGTAGAAACCGCCGATAACAACAAAGTGGAAAATATGGctagtttgtatttttaagtaatttcTCGATTTAATTTACTTAGgacaaaaatgtatttatagagaaatcgtgcttttatttatttattgagaagattcttttttgttgttttgtaaatatttatttaacatttttattggTACAGTGACTTATGTTTTACAATATAAaggatttataaaaataaaaattatttttctttgtctcttaAATATGGATATACCCAAATATCATTTTCCATAAAAATTCGGTGTTATCCAAATCTCAAAACCCTATTTTTCatagatgtttttgtttctcttataAATTCATCACTGAATCTCTCATGCTCACCATTAATTCTCagcaataaaaacaaagaatgaaCGATTCAATGAAAGCtccaaaattctttaaaaaccAGCTAAAACTAGCGGAAGCACATTATCAAAGAGGTAATCTAAAAGGAGCCATTGAAATCGTGAATGACTTAACGTTTGGTCACCCAAACACATCTTCAAACCACCATGAGATCTCACAGATTCTCCTCGCCTATCAAATCAACTTGACTAGCCAAAAAGCCAGTTTCACACACTACGATATCTTGAGAATCTCAAATCCGTTCTGTAGCCATCAGATGATTCAAAGAAAGTACAGAGACATCTTGGTTAAGCTCTACCCCGACACAAATAAATCTATTGCCGCCAAATCAGCTTTCGAGATTATTAATTATGCGTGGAAGATCTTGTCCGATCCTGAAAAACGAAAAGATTACAATatcaaaaaaaggtttaagtGAAGATGATTCATGTCTCCAGAAGATCATGAACCACATCAAACAGTGAGGCAAGGGTTTCATGTCTTTCTTGGGAATTGGAATA
This sequence is a window from Arabidopsis thaliana chromosome 1 sequence. Protein-coding genes within it:
- a CDS encoding Chaperone DnaJ-domain superfamily protein (Chaperone DnaJ-domain superfamily protein; FUNCTIONS IN: unfolded protein binding, heat shock protein binding; INVOLVED IN: protein folding; LOCATED IN: cellular_component unknown; CONTAINS InterPro DOMAIN/s: Molecular chaperone, heat shock protein, Hsp40, DnaJ (InterPro:IPR015609), Heat shock protein DnaJ, N-terminal (InterPro:IPR001623), Heat shock protein DnaJ (InterPro:IPR003095); BEST Arabidopsis thaliana protein match is: DNAJ heat shock N-terminal domain-containing protein (TAIR:AT2G25560.1); Has 2956 Blast hits to 2955 proteins in 867 species: Archae - 40; Bacteria - 1338; Metazoa - 620; Fungi - 249; Plants - 426; Viruses - 3; Other Eukaryotes - 280 (source: NCBI BLink).); its protein translation is MNDSMKAPKFFKNQLKLAEAHYQRGNLKGAIEIVNDLTFGHPNTSSNHHEISQILLAYQINLTSQKASFTHYDILRISNPFCSHQMIQRKYRDILVKLYPDTNKSIAAKSAFEIINYAWKILSDPEKRKDYNIKKRFK